Part of the Ignatzschineria larvae DSM 13226 genome, TCGTTCAAGGGCTTGAAATCTCTGATTACTCACAAGCGAAAATTGATGCAACAGAGAAAGAGCTCCGTGAAGAGGCAGATGCAGTTAAAAGTTTGTTAGGTTAATTGCCATCAGTGAGTCTATGAAGATCTGTGAATATCAGATACTATTTAATATAAGATAATTAGTCTGATAAATGAGATTCATTAGCAATAACTTTGAAATAACTGATAGAATGAGCCATATTCCTAAGTGAATATGGCTTTTTTATATCATTAGCTAGTGCTACTGTATTCTCTAGTTGTTAAGAGATTGCACGTGGTTTTAAAATTATTTCTGTCAGAACGAAAGAGAAGATGATTAATATGAAAAAAATAGGCGTTGTATTAACCAATCTAGGAACCCCTGATGCTCCGACTAAAGCTGCATTAAAAGTCTATTTAGAAGAGTTTCTCAAAGATCCTAGAGTGATAGAACTGCCTAAATGGCAATGGTATCCGATTCTTTATGGAATTATTCTCAATGTCCGTCCCCAAAAATCGGCAGAAAAGTATCAGATCGTCTGGGATGATGGCTCACCGTTGCTCAATATTACGAAAAGACAGGCTGAGCAGCTACAAGCATTATTGCCGGAAAATTATCGAGTCAACATTGCGATGCGTTATGGAAATCCCTCGATTGAGTCCGCGATTAAAGAGATGATTGCTGAGAAAGTGGATGAGATTGTCATTTTTCCGCTTTATCCACAATATTCTGCTGCAACAACGGCTTCTGTAATGGATAAAGTCGGGGAAGTCTTAAAAGACTTACGTTATTTCCCGGCGCTTCGAGTGTTAGGTGCTTATTATCAACATCCTCGTTATATTGAAGCGTGTGTCGATCAGATTCGTAAAGAAACAGAAGGAAAATCCCTTGATCGTTATGTCTTCTCATATCATGGAATGCCGCTACAGACCTACAAAGATGGGGATCCTTACTATGATCATTGTATGGAAACGACCAAATTGATCGCAGAAAAGATGGGTGAGCCACTAGAGCGCTTTGAAACCGTCTTTCAATCTCGTTTTGGGAAAGCTGAATGGCTGCAACCCTATGCCGCTGAATTTTTTGAAACCGCACCCGCAAAAGGCATTAAAAATATCGCTGTTTTTTGTCCTGGATTTAGTGCTGATTGTTTAGAAACGCTTGAAGAGATGGCGATGGAAAATCGGGATCTTTTCTTAGGGGCAAATGGCGAGAGTTACCATTTCATCCCTTGTATTAATAACAACGATTTACACATAGAGATGATGCAAGAGATCGTGACTGAGTAAGCGAAAAGATTATCCCTAAGATTTTTGGTAAATAACCTCATATTCAGTATACTAAACGTCATTATTAATTAATGACTATAACAAAATGACTATAAGGCTTAATGGATAGCAGAAAAGTGCGAGATTGATGACTGATGATATCCATTGAATATTAGATAATGACCAATGATAAGGACGAGAGATGAGTAATTTAGAGAATTTAAAACAATTATTTGAAGAGATTAAGCTCGATATTCCCAAAGCAGTGAATTTACGAACCTATCGTTGTTTGAGTTGGTTAAAAAAGGCTAGGGAGGCGCAGGGGGATCTCGATATGCGTTTTATTTCGCTCTGGATTGCTTTTAATGCGATTTATGCCAAAGATGTTGAATTTGCGGTGAGTGACAAATCAGCTTTTAATCAATTTATCCATCTTATCAATAATCGCGCCGGCGAAGAGCTCTATCAAATTACTTGGCGAAAGTACTCTAGTGAAATACGGATTTTCTTAGAGAATAAATTTGTATTTCAAGGTTTTTGGGATTTCCATAATGGCAAGATTACTGAAAGTGCTTGGCTTGAGGATTTTGACAAAGAGAAAGAGCGGACAAAACGCTCGCTTGAAACACAAGATTCAGCGGGTTTACTACTAATTCTTTTTAATCGAATTTATACGCTACGTAATCAAGTCTTTCATGGCGGTGCAACCTATGGGAGTAACGCAAACCGCCGGGCATTAATCAATGCCTGTGATCTCTTAGAAGTTTATACCGAACTCTTTTTACAAGTGATTTTAGAAAATCCGGATGAGAGCGAATGGGGAAAACCCTATTATCCGTATATTCAAGAGTAACGCTTCAAGTGTAATGATTCAAAAGTCATCATCAAAAGTATAGCAATATCGATTCAAAATAATCTTATTCAAATGCCGGTGCATCAGCTGATCGAGGCGAGGAAGCTGTTCTATCCGGCATCTTGCAAGTGTTGTTTAGTGCGGTTTTATCTTCTTTTAAAACCCCACAAGAGCTGTTTAAAAACCATTTTTCTTAAACCAAATTTACTATAATTACTTAAAAGTCATCAAGCTTGAGCTGAAAACTAAGAGAACCCAACAAGAGAGATCTGTGTGATTGATCAATCTTATTGGGTTTCTTGATATCAATTAGAATTTTCATCGTAAAACAATGAGAAGGCATTACTATTTATGGATAACAAGTGATAGAATTGCTCATTCATTGACATCAGGGAAATAACATTAAGCTAATGTTATACATATTGTGAATGATTGTTGAGTTCATTGAGGAAACTTTGTAAATACTAAGATTTTCCAGAGATGAGATCCTGTCAAAATAGCATAAGCAAGGTTTACGTGTGAGTTATCTATCCATAGAATTTGCGACAATTTTTGTCCTCTTTTTTCTACTATATTGGAGTCTTCGTCCTTTTATTGGTTTACAAAATGGGTTACTACTCGTGAGTAGTTATCTGGTTGTCGGGCTATTTAGCCTACAATTTGCGATTATTTTGGCAAGTTACACTATCGTGATCTATCTCTTATCGACCGCTATTCACAGTAGCCGAAAGCCAAAATTATGGTTAACCATTGCAGTTATTGCCGGCATTGGGAATTTAGCAGTCTTTAAATATTATAATTTCTTTGCGCCCACCTTATCGGAGCAATTATCGAGTTTTGGTTTTGATTTTAGTTTTCCGATTGCCGAGATTATTCTACCGATCGGGATTTCATTCTATACATTCCACTCGATTAGTTATCTTGTATCACTCTCTCGGAAAGAGATTGAACCGGTGAACTTTTTTGATTTTGCGCTCTTTCTCTCATTTTTCCCGAGCGTCATCGCAGGCCCGATTAATCGGGCCAAAGATTTTTTACCACAGATTCAAACTAGAGAATGTCGAGATGTGTTAGAACCGCATCGCGCGTTTATGTTGATTATTCTTGCGATTATCAAAGTCTATTGGGTCAGCGCACTCTTCTCTGAAGCCTTAGTGCGACCTGTATTTGATAACCCCAGTGAATTTCATACGATTGAATTAATCTTGGCAATCTACGCTTATGCGGTTGAGATTTATCTCAACTTTTCAGGCTATACCGATTTAGTAACGGGCATTGCATTGCTCTTAGGCTTTAAATTACCGATTAACTTCAATGCACCTTATCTTGCGACTAGTCTCAAACAATTTTGGGATAAATGGCATATCTCGCTCTCAACCTGGATTCGGGATTATATCTATTTCCCTTTAGGCGGAAGTCGGCGAGGGCTCACAAGAGCGCAGATTAATGTGATGATTGCCATGATTCTCTCAGGGCTTTGGCATGGTGAGACGCTCAACTTCTTAATTTGGGGCGCCATTCATGGGATTGGTGTTGTCTTTTTAAATCTTAAAGATCACATTGTAAAAGGGCGCTTAGTGGCACAAGGGCTGTCTGCGGATGAGGTGAAATCCTACTTTAAAACGGAAGTGGTGGGCTTTAGGGTCTATCTCTATCGCTTTGTAACTTTTAACTATATTTGCTTAGGTTGGATCTTCTTCCGTAGTGAGAGTTTTGATGATTCAATTGTTTATATTGAGTCACTTTGGCATAACTTACAATTTGAACTCTTCCCAGCGCACTCGTTAGGGCTACTCTTAGGATTAATATTACTCATTTTTGTAGTATATCCTAGATTAGTAAAAGTACCAGGATGGTTTGTCACTTGGAGCCAGAAGATTCCTTGGTTGCTGTTGCCATTTCTCTTTATCGCGATTTTGTGGGGGGCGATCTATATGGCGCCGTCCGGTATTCCACAATTTATCTACGCAAGTTTCTAGGAGGCGACAATGGCAAAGTTTAAAGTAGCTTATATTCTGATCATTACGCTTCTAGGGATGCTCTTTCTCTATAAAGATTCGATCAATGTTTATTGGATACAAACCTATCATACAGATTCCCCAATCGTGGCAGTGGAACGGCAGATTCAGCATTGGCTAAATCCTGATGAAACGATTATTGCCACTCAATCTGATCAAGTCGGCATTCAGGACGACACTCAAGGCACTCAAGATATAGAAGAGCATCATGATCTTGCTGAAGCTGTGATCGATAGGGATACTGAAACAGTCGCAGTGACAGATGTAGAGGCTAGGGAAGGTACAGCTAGACAACCTGCACCACAATCCGCTACGCAATCTGTTATCGATATGACTGAAAGCACTCCTCAATCATCAGAGGTTGCGAATGATAGCGATTTAACAATAAATGAGAGTGTTGATGGCGAAGAACAACTTGTTGATAAGGTTGAGATCCCGGCATTAGAGTTAGGTAGTATTGCCGGACTCAATGCTGAAACGGAGCAATTTGTGGGGCCCACTGTGCCGCAATTGCCTTGGGATGTGATTTTAGAATCGGGTGATAAGATCTTTTTTGTAGGCGATTCTCTGATGCAAGGGGTTGCACCGCGTGTGCGTCAAATTCTCTATAAACGGGATAATATCGATGGCGTG contains:
- the hemH gene encoding ferrochelatase, whose product is MINMKKIGVVLTNLGTPDAPTKAALKVYLEEFLKDPRVIELPKWQWYPILYGIILNVRPQKSAEKYQIVWDDGSPLLNITKRQAEQLQALLPENYRVNIAMRYGNPSIESAIKEMIAEKVDEIVIFPLYPQYSAATTASVMDKVGEVLKDLRYFPALRVLGAYYQHPRYIEACVDQIRKETEGKSLDRYVFSYHGMPLQTYKDGDPYYDHCMETTKLIAEKMGEPLERFETVFQSRFGKAEWLQPYAAEFFETAPAKGIKNIAVFCPGFSADCLETLEEMAMENRDLFLGANGESYHFIPCINNNDLHIEMMQEIVTE
- a CDS encoding HEPN domain-containing protein → MSNLENLKQLFEEIKLDIPKAVNLRTYRCLSWLKKAREAQGDLDMRFISLWIAFNAIYAKDVEFAVSDKSAFNQFIHLINNRAGEELYQITWRKYSSEIRIFLENKFVFQGFWDFHNGKITESAWLEDFDKEKERTKRSLETQDSAGLLLILFNRIYTLRNQVFHGGATYGSNANRRALINACDLLEVYTELFLQVILENPDESEWGKPYYPYIQE
- a CDS encoding MBOAT family O-acyltransferase, which codes for MSYLSIEFATIFVLFFLLYWSLRPFIGLQNGLLLVSSYLVVGLFSLQFAIILASYTIVIYLLSTAIHSSRKPKLWLTIAVIAGIGNLAVFKYYNFFAPTLSEQLSSFGFDFSFPIAEIILPIGISFYTFHSISYLVSLSRKEIEPVNFFDFALFLSFFPSVIAGPINRAKDFLPQIQTRECRDVLEPHRAFMLIILAIIKVYWVSALFSEALVRPVFDNPSEFHTIELILAIYAYAVEIYLNFSGYTDLVTGIALLLGFKLPINFNAPYLATSLKQFWDKWHISLSTWIRDYIYFPLGGSRRGLTRAQINVMIAMILSGLWHGETLNFLIWGAIHGIGVVFLNLKDHIVKGRLVAQGLSADEVKSYFKTEVVGFRVYLYRFVTFNYICLGWIFFRSESFDDSIVYIESLWHNLQFELFPAHSLGLLLGLILLIFVVYPRLVKVPGWFVTWSQKIPWLLLPFLFIAILWGAIYMAPSGIPQFIYASF